The following proteins come from a genomic window of Papilio machaon chromosome 7, ilPapMach1.1, whole genome shotgun sequence:
- the LOC106709456 gene encoding DNA ligase 1 isoform X1 — protein MQDNDVPFLISNKKLKPEYEDLERIKVSTTVLTIGRGLKNSVVIPFLAISRNHCIIRKTYDSWFIEDHSSFGIEVNGLKLGNGKHKKLKNLDVITLDPAKEFVYSFVNVAQTAEDDNIECEPSNKRIKLENNVDSTDIINDVKIKFENSQSSEMQHIAEKIENAQHIQKKSQLLKDHLQSEMRQKIQMLNKFYTTRIDSLEDGKTTIEEQRALLIQERDRQLAALKEEMEGKISSLKEEIEKHSTIESELILENVSLKQKLLKEREEFLSEINRESSSKQNLLNKLEAKMWEQEEIRKMEKRKLEEKLRNETEMLKLANEKEIKELEEQKKLRESELLQALNVLKSKLESKEKETQQHKCEVEQELTRKVEQMKKVSKEEKLKMEQLIREREELQKKLTEAKINANKSIVELKTRVEDRETELAALAAERIQKHSEQSTEVINSLLEQLDKVKSQLRSVENEKEMLKAENETGEISAKESAVAEFTDIMENELQCSICAELFVCATTLNCAHTFCKYCITMWKKKKWECPICRKPITSECKSLVLDSFIEKMVENLSEEMKRKRLDLLKSREAEVAAMTSRNSTRRSTRGRRRSTRTSSNTDTTTSGRRHAPSTRRQLHAAPIPIVDLTSTPLIPSRLPVPPPVIAGGSSVIVVRMDHDSLTQNEVPLRSAGAFGQAANGSAETETGEPQTYGVS, from the exons ATGCAGGATAACGACGtaccatttttaatttctaacaaaaaattaaaacctgAGTACGAAGACTTGGAAAGGATTAAAGTATCTACAACCGTT TTAACCATAGGACGTGGCTTAAAGAACTCCGTAGTTATACCATTTTTAGCAATCTCAAGAAATCATTGCATCATTAGAAAAACATATGATTCGTGGTTTATTGAAGACCACAGTAGTTTTGGAATAGAAGTTAATGGCCTAAAGTTGGGCAATGGCAAACACAAGAAGCTTAAAAATCTTGATGTTATTACTCTAGACCCAGCAAAAGAATTTGTTTATTCATTCGTAAATGTAGCCCAGACCGCCGAAGATGATAACATAGAATGTGAACCTTCCAATAAACGGATAAAACTCGAAAACAATGTTGACTCCACTGACATTATAaatgatgtaaaaattaaatttgaaaactcTCAAAGTTCAGAAATGCAACATATTGctgaaaaaattgaaaatgcaCAGCACATTCAAAAGAAGTCTCAACTGTTAAAAGATCACTTACAATCAGAAATGagacaaaaaatacaaatgttaaataaattttatacaacaagAATTGATAGCTTGGAGGATGGCAAAACTACAATTGAAGAACAAAGAGCTCTTCTTATACAAGAAAGAGACAGACAACTTGCTGCTCTGAAAGAGGAAATGGAAGGGAAAATTTCTAGCCTAAag gaagaaattgaaaaacacagtACAATAGAATCAGAACTTATTTTAGAGAATGTCTCCCTGAAACAGAAACTTTTAAAAGAGAGAGAAGAATTTCTGAGTGAAATAAATAGAGAAAGTTcgtctaaacaaaatttattaaacaaactgGAAGCTAAAATGTGGGAGCAAGAAGAAATTCGTAAAATGGAGAAAAGGAAACTGGAAGAAAAATTACGAAATGAAACAGAAATGCTTAAATTAGCAAATGAAAAG GAAATAAAAGAACTGGAAGAACAAAAGAAGTTGAGGGAAAGTGAATTGTTGCAAGCTTTGAATGTTCTAAAAAGTAAACTGGAATCAAAAGAAAAGGAAACACAACAGCATAAATGTGAAGTTGAACAAGAGTTAACCAGAAAAGTTgaacaaatgaaaaaagttagcaaagaagaaaaactaaaaatggAACAACTT ATCCGTGAAAGAGAAGAGCTACAAAAGAAGTTGACTGAAGCCAAAATCAATGCGAACAAGTCTATCGTAGAATTAAAG accCGAGTGGAAGACAGGGAGACGGAACTCGCCGCGCTGGCTGCGGAGAGGATACAGAAACATTCCGAACAGTCCACTGAAGTTATCAATTCACTTCTGGAGCAATTGGATAAG gtaAAGAGTCAACTACGATCCGtggaaaatgaaaaagaaatgcTCAAAGCTGAGAACGAAACTGGTGAGATCTCTGCAAAAGAAAGTGCGGTCGCCGAGTTCACAGATATAATGGAGAATGAACTACAATGCAGCATCTGTGCGGAGTTATTTGTGTGTGCGACTACTCTTAACTGTGCTCACACCTtctgtaaatattgtataactatgtggaagaagaagaaatggGAGTGCCCAATTTGTAG GAAACCAATAACATCGGAGTGCAAAAGTTTAGTACTGGACTCATTCATTGAGAAGATGGTTGAGAACCTGAGTGAGGAGATGAAGCGGAAGAGATTGGATCTGCTCAAGTCGAGAGAAG CGGAAGTAGCAGCCATGACGAGTCGGAATTCAACTCGTCGTTCGACGAGGGGGAGGAGGAGGAGTACGAGGACTT CTTCGAACACGGACACGACTACTTCTGGCCGGCGACACGCGCCGAGCACGAGGCGGCAGCTGCACGCAGCCCCTATACCTATAGTGGATCTGACTTCGACTCCTTTGATACCTTCTCGACTACCAGTACCTCCTCCAGTGATAGCCGGGGGTAGCTCCGTCATCGTCGTGCGCATGGACCACGACTCGCTCACACAG AACGAAGTACCTCTGAGGTCGGCGGGGGCGTTCGGGCAGGCGGCGAACGGCTCAGCCGAAACCGAAACTGGGGAACCTCAGACCTACGGAGTGTCATAA
- the LOC106709456 gene encoding DNA ligase 1 isoform X2 — protein MQDNDVPFLISNKKLKPEYEDLERIKVSTTVLTIGRGLKNSVVIPFLAISRNHCIIRKTYDSWFIEDHSSFGIEVNGLKLGNGKHKKLKNLDVITLDPAKEFVYSFVNVAQTAEDDNIECEPSNKRIKLENNVDSTDIINDVKIKFENSQSSEMQHIAEKIENAQHIQKKSQLLKDHLQSEMRQKIQMLNKFYTTRIDSLEDGKTTIEEQRALLIQERDRQLAALKEEMEGKISSLKEEIEKHSTIESELILENVSLKQKLLKEREEFLSEINRESSSKQNLLNKLEAKMWEQEEIRKMEKRKLEEKLRNETEMLKLANEKEIKELEEQKKLRESELLQALNVLKSKLESKEKETQQHKCEVEQELTRKVEQMKKVSKEEKLKMEQLIREREELQKKLTEAKINANKSIVELKTRVEDRETELAALAAERIQKHSEQSTEVINSLLEQLDKVKSQLRSVENEKEMLKAENETGEISAKESAVAEFTDIMENELQCSICAELFVCATTLNCAHTFCKYCITMWKKKKWECPICRKPITSECKSLVLDSFIEKMVENLSEEMKRKRLDLLKSREEDEAAQAHHPNSDNDRGSSSHDESEFNSSFDEGEEEEYEDFFEHGHDYFWPATRAEHEAAAARSPYTYSGSDFDSFDTFSTTSTSSSDSRG, from the exons ATGCAGGATAACGACGtaccatttttaatttctaacaaaaaattaaaacctgAGTACGAAGACTTGGAAAGGATTAAAGTATCTACAACCGTT TTAACCATAGGACGTGGCTTAAAGAACTCCGTAGTTATACCATTTTTAGCAATCTCAAGAAATCATTGCATCATTAGAAAAACATATGATTCGTGGTTTATTGAAGACCACAGTAGTTTTGGAATAGAAGTTAATGGCCTAAAGTTGGGCAATGGCAAACACAAGAAGCTTAAAAATCTTGATGTTATTACTCTAGACCCAGCAAAAGAATTTGTTTATTCATTCGTAAATGTAGCCCAGACCGCCGAAGATGATAACATAGAATGTGAACCTTCCAATAAACGGATAAAACTCGAAAACAATGTTGACTCCACTGACATTATAaatgatgtaaaaattaaatttgaaaactcTCAAAGTTCAGAAATGCAACATATTGctgaaaaaattgaaaatgcaCAGCACATTCAAAAGAAGTCTCAACTGTTAAAAGATCACTTACAATCAGAAATGagacaaaaaatacaaatgttaaataaattttatacaacaagAATTGATAGCTTGGAGGATGGCAAAACTACAATTGAAGAACAAAGAGCTCTTCTTATACAAGAAAGAGACAGACAACTTGCTGCTCTGAAAGAGGAAATGGAAGGGAAAATTTCTAGCCTAAag gaagaaattgaaaaacacagtACAATAGAATCAGAACTTATTTTAGAGAATGTCTCCCTGAAACAGAAACTTTTAAAAGAGAGAGAAGAATTTCTGAGTGAAATAAATAGAGAAAGTTcgtctaaacaaaatttattaaacaaactgGAAGCTAAAATGTGGGAGCAAGAAGAAATTCGTAAAATGGAGAAAAGGAAACTGGAAGAAAAATTACGAAATGAAACAGAAATGCTTAAATTAGCAAATGAAAAG GAAATAAAAGAACTGGAAGAACAAAAGAAGTTGAGGGAAAGTGAATTGTTGCAAGCTTTGAATGTTCTAAAAAGTAAACTGGAATCAAAAGAAAAGGAAACACAACAGCATAAATGTGAAGTTGAACAAGAGTTAACCAGAAAAGTTgaacaaatgaaaaaagttagcaaagaagaaaaactaaaaatggAACAACTT ATCCGTGAAAGAGAAGAGCTACAAAAGAAGTTGACTGAAGCCAAAATCAATGCGAACAAGTCTATCGTAGAATTAAAG accCGAGTGGAAGACAGGGAGACGGAACTCGCCGCGCTGGCTGCGGAGAGGATACAGAAACATTCCGAACAGTCCACTGAAGTTATCAATTCACTTCTGGAGCAATTGGATAAG gtaAAGAGTCAACTACGATCCGtggaaaatgaaaaagaaatgcTCAAAGCTGAGAACGAAACTGGTGAGATCTCTGCAAAAGAAAGTGCGGTCGCCGAGTTCACAGATATAATGGAGAATGAACTACAATGCAGCATCTGTGCGGAGTTATTTGTGTGTGCGACTACTCTTAACTGTGCTCACACCTtctgtaaatattgtataactatgtggaagaagaagaaatggGAGTGCCCAATTTGTAG GAAACCAATAACATCGGAGTGCAAAAGTTTAGTACTGGACTCATTCATTGAGAAGATGGTTGAGAACCTGAGTGAGGAGATGAAGCGGAAGAGATTGGATCTGCTCAAGTCGAGAGAAG AAGACGAGGCGGCACAAGCACATCATCCTAACTCCGATAACGACCG CGGAAGTAGCAGCCATGACGAGTCGGAATTCAACTCGTCGTTCGACGAGGGGGAGGAGGAGGAGTACGAGGACTT CTTCGAACACGGACACGACTACTTCTGGCCGGCGACACGCGCCGAGCACGAGGCGGCAGCTGCACGCAGCCCCTATACCTATAGTGGATCTGACTTCGACTCCTTTGATACCTTCTCGACTACCAGTACCTCCTCCAGTGATAGCCGGGGGTAG